From candidate division KSB1 bacterium, the proteins below share one genomic window:
- the smc gene encoding chromosome segregation protein SMC, whose translation MFLSSLEILGFKSFARKTTFRFPPGITAIVGPNGCGKTNVVDAIRWVLGEQRAGILRSERMENVIFNGSASAPPLGMAEVSITLQNTRNILPIEFSEVKVTRRLFRSGESQYLLNDAPCRLRDIQNLFLDTGLAPDAYSVIELAMIEEILNGRADERRRLLEEAAGVGKYKVRRKAAFHKLEATEADLLRLNDLIAEVERNVRGLQVQVRRAERAREIRDELRSKEMLLSGIRLHRLLRELGPLTDRLEQVRQEREKLHTRIQLEEAELEQLNLELAEAENRLAEAQHKANERAAHARSLEKHLLVLRERARSTEDSLTRLNRELTELEIRAQRISQEKQAAQQRLSQAEKRAAEIEQKLERAEKERRRALEVRDAAKAALAQAQAQVQEAEKQWTRLEIERGKLTAQLEALQRERDQRQQSLARLERELEEASGRLAPLSQQLQETENTHRHLQREVQQLRGRVEGAQSALARLRDTELNLATELERKKEQLASLERLLATQEDRPDALRYLLASELLQGRVVGPLTDQLGVPEDLARAIAAALGPALHGLVVRDLESALEAARELAEAKVGTAALVALGKTPARDPLPFLQGEGVLGWANELVRCPDELRGAVDALLGNVLVVEDEEVASRLLASFPRAGFGIVTRGGTMVRDQVLVQGGQLVSDPAALFDRQARYKELQREVQALLAEYEAVKGERQRRETETERFRSAHAEAEKQLADTDRLLHRLRLQAEEEGRRVQELDLNLRESSRILEELHRQIAQVESRLAEVGSERASLEALLQDRRAQYQQLQAQLNAREKELEICEGSYQQVRLEKIRATTELEGLKTQLERLDRERAEVQEISRRRQAEAAELQKRKEDTQSAIQAAEQDLSAVLEKKEAADRKVEVAQRAHTERRNRIAQRQDLLRHLKEDQDRLAEEAHQLELRIAELRMRVENLRSRTSETWHVELEPVDRDDVSEEDLEREVVELREKLERIGPVNALALEEYTQEKNRLDFLTRQRDDLLQAKANLVETIRQINHTARERFLETFETVRKNFSMVFQNFFGGGEADLRLTDPGDPLESEIEILARPRGKKIETLSLLSGGEKALTALSFLLAIYLVKPSPFCILDEVDAPLDDQNVENFVNALRKFAQTTQFIVVTHNKLTMKAADALYGVTMQRDGISKVVSVRFEEELVESAA comes from the coding sequence ACGTCATCTTCAACGGCTCAGCCTCGGCTCCCCCTCTGGGCATGGCGGAAGTGAGCATCACCCTGCAGAACACCCGCAATATCCTGCCCATTGAATTCAGTGAGGTCAAGGTCACGCGCCGGCTCTTCCGCTCGGGCGAGAGCCAATATCTGCTGAACGACGCGCCCTGCCGCCTGCGGGACATTCAAAATCTGTTCCTCGACACCGGCCTGGCTCCAGATGCCTACTCAGTGATCGAGCTGGCGATGATCGAGGAGATCTTGAACGGACGCGCCGATGAGCGGCGGCGCCTGTTGGAGGAAGCGGCCGGCGTGGGCAAGTACAAAGTGCGGCGGAAGGCCGCCTTCCACAAGCTGGAAGCCACCGAGGCGGATCTGCTGCGCTTGAACGACCTCATCGCTGAGGTGGAGCGCAATGTACGTGGCCTCCAGGTACAGGTCCGCCGTGCCGAGAGGGCACGCGAAATCCGCGACGAGCTGCGCAGCAAGGAAATGCTCCTCAGCGGCATCCGCCTCCACCGTCTGCTCCGCGAGCTTGGTCCCCTCACCGATCGCCTGGAGCAGGTCCGGCAAGAACGGGAGAAGCTTCACACGCGGATTCAGCTGGAAGAGGCGGAGCTGGAGCAGCTGAACCTGGAGCTCGCAGAAGCGGAGAACCGTCTGGCCGAGGCCCAGCACAAGGCAAACGAACGGGCGGCTCACGCCCGCTCTCTGGAAAAGCATCTGCTGGTCCTGCGCGAACGGGCACGCTCTACAGAGGACTCCCTGACCCGTCTGAACCGGGAGCTGACGGAGCTGGAAATCCGCGCTCAGCGCATCTCCCAGGAGAAACAGGCGGCGCAACAACGGCTATCCCAGGCGGAAAAGAGGGCCGCCGAGATCGAGCAGAAACTGGAGCGGGCGGAGAAGGAGAGGCGCCGGGCCCTGGAGGTCCGCGACGCCGCCAAAGCAGCCCTCGCACAGGCCCAAGCCCAGGTGCAAGAGGCCGAGAAACAATGGACCCGGCTGGAGATCGAGAGAGGCAAGCTGACAGCGCAGCTGGAAGCCCTGCAGCGCGAACGCGATCAGCGTCAGCAGTCCCTGGCCCGACTGGAGCGCGAGCTGGAAGAGGCATCGGGCCGCCTCGCCCCCCTGAGCCAGCAACTCCAGGAAACTGAGAATACGCATCGCCACCTCCAACGTGAGGTCCAGCAGCTGCGCGGCCGTGTTGAGGGTGCCCAGAGCGCCCTGGCCCGCCTCCGCGATACGGAACTGAATCTGGCCACGGAGCTGGAGCGAAAGAAGGAGCAGCTGGCCTCGCTGGAACGCCTACTCGCCACCCAGGAGGACCGACCGGACGCGCTGCGGTACCTGCTCGCCTCCGAGCTCCTCCAGGGCCGGGTCGTGGGGCCGTTGACGGACCAGCTGGGGGTTCCTGAGGACCTGGCCCGAGCCATCGCCGCCGCTCTGGGCCCCGCGCTTCACGGACTGGTGGTGCGGGATCTGGAAAGCGCCCTCGAGGCAGCCAGAGAGCTCGCGGAGGCGAAAGTCGGGACTGCTGCTCTTGTCGCCCTCGGCAAAACGCCTGCACGCGACCCCTTGCCCTTCCTTCAAGGCGAAGGGGTTCTGGGGTGGGCCAATGAGCTGGTCCGTTGCCCGGACGAGCTGCGTGGCGCGGTGGACGCGCTGCTCGGCAACGTTCTCGTCGTTGAGGACGAGGAAGTAGCCTCGCGTCTTTTGGCCTCCTTCCCGAGGGCCGGCTTCGGAATCGTCACCCGCGGCGGCACGATGGTTCGAGACCAGGTACTGGTCCAGGGGGGACAGCTGGTCTCCGACCCCGCAGCGCTCTTTGACCGGCAAGCGCGTTACAAGGAGCTCCAGCGGGAAGTGCAAGCCCTCCTCGCGGAGTACGAGGCCGTCAAAGGCGAGCGGCAGAGGCGTGAGACGGAAACGGAGAGATTCCGTAGCGCTCACGCCGAGGCAGAGAAGCAACTGGCGGATACGGACCGCCTCCTTCACCGACTGCGCCTGCAGGCGGAGGAGGAAGGACGTAGGGTACAGGAGCTCGACCTCAACCTGCGGGAAAGCAGTCGGATCTTGGAGGAGCTCCACCGCCAGATTGCCCAGGTTGAATCGCGTTTGGCAGAGGTGGGGAGCGAGCGTGCGTCCCTCGAGGCTCTGCTACAGGACAGGCGAGCCCAGTATCAGCAGCTACAGGCGCAGCTCAACGCGCGGGAGAAAGAGCTGGAGATCTGCGAGGGCTCGTACCAGCAGGTCCGGCTGGAGAAGATTCGCGCCACCACAGAGCTTGAGGGTCTGAAGACGCAGCTGGAACGCCTGGACAGGGAGCGGGCTGAGGTCCAGGAGATCTCGCGCAGGCGTCAGGCGGAGGCGGCCGAGCTACAGAAGCGGAAGGAGGACACGCAGTCCGCCATCCAGGCGGCGGAACAGGACCTGAGCGCGGTGCTCGAGAAGAAAGAGGCTGCCGATCGCAAGGTGGAGGTGGCGCAACGGGCGCACACCGAGCGCCGAAACCGCATCGCCCAGCGCCAGGACCTGCTCCGGCACCTCAAGGAGGATCAGGATCGTCTGGCGGAGGAAGCCCATCAGCTGGAGCTGCGGATCGCAGAGCTTCGGATGCGTGTGGAGAACCTGCGCAGCCGGACCTCCGAGACCTGGCACGTAGAACTCGAGCCCGTCGATCGGGACGACGTAAGCGAGGAGGATCTGGAACGCGAGGTCGTGGAGCTGCGGGAGAAACTGGAACGCATCGGCCCTGTCAACGCTCTTGCGCTGGAGGAGTACACCCAGGAGAAGAACCGGCTCGACTTCCTCACCCGTCAGAGGGATGACCTCCTGCAAGCCAAAGCGAATCTCGTCGAGACCATCCGGCAGATCAACCACACGGCGCGGGAGCGTTTCCTCGAGACCTTCGAGACTGTGCGGAAGAACTTCAGCATGGTGTTCCAGAACTTCTTCGGCGGGGGCGAGGCGGATTTGCGGCTCACCGACCCGGGCGATCCTCTGGAGTCTGAGATCGAGATCCTGGCTCGGCCCCGCGGCAAGAAGATCGAAACGCTCTCCCTCCTCAGCGGGGGTGAGAAGGCCCTGACCGCTCTTTCCTTCCTGCTGGCGATCTATCTGGTGAAGCCGAGTCCCTTCTGCATCCTCGATGAGGTCGACGCCCCTCTGGACGATCAGAACGTCGAAAACTTCGTCAACGCTCTGCGTAAGTTCGCCCAAACGACCCAGTTCATCGTGGTGACGCACAACAAGCTGACGATGAAAGCAGCCGACGCCCTCTACGGGGTCACCATGCAGCGCGACGGCATCTCCAAGGTGGTCTCGGTCCGATTTGAGGAAGAGCTGGTCGAGAGCGCGGCCTGA
- a CDS encoding GWxTD domain-containing protein: protein MRRLLLMALGMWVWASSLAQQPQAPAGERRLVPFDVDFARFRGAGERIYLESYLWVSRAKLHYVPTEEGRYSGGFTVDIKAIQGDTVAREVRWERLDLIDSLGQAREEIRIPSVVPLQLEPGDYRLLVTVRDRTDTLAQGQWLSNRVHLESFPGDSLALSDIQFATAIRSADFESEFVKNGLFVQPNPTAVFGTGLEVMYFYTEVYNLDTRPGADSTYTVRYRILDADGNQIRSYPPRTKVKRASSVAEIGGLNVISLKSGPYYLFVDVTDNATGSQASTFKKFYVFRTGDYTEEQLAEARQRAEQQESGGGSPGTDAQRYDVMPEKELDKEFDYARYIATEEEKKVWKGLNLEGKRRFLKEFWAKRDQTPGTPANEFKRDYLQLVEMANRNFGGFREGYKTDRGRVLLTYGKPDEIERYPFSMDRRAYEVWHYYSLQGGVLFVFVDKREMGTYELVHSTARGEIYDPEWERWLDPNR, encoded by the coding sequence GTGCGTCGCTTACTCTTGATGGCGCTGGGGATGTGGGTCTGGGCTTCCTCCCTGGCGCAACAGCCGCAGGCTCCGGCCGGGGAGCGCCGGCTGGTGCCCTTCGACGTGGATTTCGCTCGCTTCCGCGGTGCCGGCGAGCGAATCTATCTCGAATCCTACCTCTGGGTCAGCCGCGCGAAGCTGCATTACGTGCCCACCGAGGAAGGTCGCTACAGCGGGGGCTTTACCGTGGATATCAAGGCTATCCAGGGCGACACGGTGGCACGCGAAGTCCGATGGGAGCGCTTGGACCTCATCGATAGCCTGGGACAGGCACGAGAGGAGATCCGCATCCCAAGCGTTGTCCCGCTCCAGTTGGAGCCTGGCGATTACCGGCTGCTGGTCACCGTGAGGGACCGCACCGACACGCTGGCTCAGGGACAATGGCTGTCCAACCGCGTACATCTGGAGTCGTTCCCCGGCGATAGCCTGGCCCTCAGCGATATTCAGTTCGCCACCGCGATCCGCTCGGCTGACTTTGAGAGCGAATTCGTGAAGAATGGCCTCTTCGTCCAGCCCAATCCGACGGCCGTCTTCGGCACGGGGCTCGAGGTAATGTACTTCTACACGGAGGTCTACAATCTGGACACGCGCCCCGGCGCCGACTCCACCTACACCGTCCGCTACCGCATCCTGGATGCCGACGGCAATCAGATCCGCAGCTATCCGCCTCGGACCAAGGTCAAGCGGGCCTCCTCCGTCGCGGAGATCGGTGGCCTGAACGTCATCTCCCTAAAGAGCGGCCCGTACTACCTCTTTGTGGACGTGACGGACAACGCCACCGGTTCGCAAGCCTCTACCTTTAAGAAGTTCTACGTATTCCGCACGGGGGACTACACCGAGGAGCAATTGGCCGAGGCGAGGCAACGGGCGGAACAGCAGGAAAGCGGAGGCGGCTCGCCCGGTACCGACGCCCAGCGTTACGACGTGATGCCCGAAAAGGAGCTCGACAAGGAATTCGACTACGCTCGCTACATCGCCACCGAGGAGGAGAAGAAGGTCTGGAAGGGCCTCAACCTGGAGGGCAAGCGCCGCTTTCTGAAAGAGTTCTGGGCCAAGCGGGACCAGACCCCCGGGACCCCCGCGAACGAGTTCAAACGCGACTACCTGCAGCTGGTCGAGATGGCCAACCGCAACTTCGGCGGGTTCCGGGAAGGCTACAAGACTGATCGCGGCCGTGTCCTCCTCACCTACGGGAAGCCCGACGAGATCGAGCGCTATCCCTTCTCCATGGACCGACGAGCCTACGAGGTCTGGCACTATTACTCGCTCCAGGGCGGCGTGCTCTTCGTGTTCGTAGACAAGCGCGAGATGGGCACCTACGAGCTCGTCCACTCCACCGCACGCGGCGAGATCTACGATCCAGAATGGGAACGCTGGCTGGATCCGAACCGATAG
- a CDS encoding MerR family transcriptional regulator, whose translation MASARWYTSSQVAATLEISLRQLYYWELKGIVRPKTVTVGAREFKRYSQHDVEKLRRIKQYLDEGYTLTAAVRKALAEGSQN comes from the coding sequence ATGGCCAGTGCGCGCTGGTACACGAGCTCTCAGGTGGCCGCGACGTTGGAGATCAGCCTTCGGCAGCTCTACTACTGGGAATTGAAGGGGATTGTCCGACCCAAGACGGTGACCGTCGGCGCCCGCGAATTCAAGAGGTACTCCCAGCACGACGTCGAGAAGCTCCGCCGGATCAAGCAATATCTGGACGAAGGCTACACCCTGACCGCTGCGGTGCGAAAGGCCCTGGCAGAGGGTTCCCAGAACTAA
- a CDS encoding prepilin peptidase, with translation MAQILVAFLLGTIVGSFLNVCIYRIPRGISLLRPRSFCPACKAPIAPWENVPVLAYLYLRGRCRHCGHAIPVRYPLVEVATGLLFVAVLVRFGLTLDAFRYALLGCVLLVLAFVDLEHQVLPDVLTLPALAAGVGTAFLLGWGQGLRALLGAGSGVLVAVAIAALGRVLFRQESFGGGDLKLMACIGAYTGWAALLGIVFLAFVLALPIILVGLAANRLNLGSRIPFGPFLATATMVVLFAGHRLWEWYRGCL, from the coding sequence ATGGCGCAGATCCTGGTGGCTTTTCTGCTCGGTACGATCGTGGGCAGTTTCCTGAACGTCTGTATCTACCGCATCCCGCGGGGGATCTCGCTCCTGCGGCCGCGATCTTTCTGTCCGGCGTGCAAGGCGCCGATCGCCCCCTGGGAAAACGTGCCGGTCCTTGCCTACCTGTACCTGCGCGGACGATGCCGCCATTGCGGCCATGCTATCCCGGTCCGTTACCCTCTGGTTGAGGTGGCCACGGGGCTTCTGTTCGTAGCCGTCTTGGTTCGCTTCGGCCTCACCCTGGATGCCTTTCGCTACGCCCTTCTGGGGTGCGTGCTGCTTGTTTTGGCCTTCGTAGACCTGGAGCACCAGGTCCTTCCGGACGTGCTCACGCTTCCGGCCCTTGCGGCCGGTGTCGGAACGGCCTTCCTGCTGGGTTGGGGGCAGGGTCTTCGCGCGCTCCTCGGAGCAGGATCGGGAGTGCTGGTGGCCGTGGCAATCGCGGCGTTGGGTCGCGTGCTGTTTCGCCAGGAAAGCTTTGGCGGAGGCGATCTGAAGTTGATGGCCTGCATCGGCGCGTACACGGGCTGGGCCGCGCTTCTCGGCATTGTGTTCCTCGCTTTCGTCCTGGCCCTGCCGATTATCCTGGTCGGGCTCGCTGCCAACAGGTTGAATCTCGGATCGCGGATCCCGTTCGGGCCCTTCCTGGCTACGGCCACAATGGTCGTGCTTTTCGCAGGCCACCGCCTATGGGAATGGTACCGTGGATGCCTATGA
- a CDS encoding PAS domain-containing sensor histidine kinase, translated as MPETAVDRAGDSRADGEILSWVAQALRSLVKTDLCVAYASARGRTVHVLTPRILGRGDLQQVLSALASLEAIQPGQWETVLVNHREPTDLPEAVHPSLRRVMPIPLSVAGRKIGALVVATWDELPGPRSFSALRRIATEVGTALQSLWAAVAKERDKLEAVLHNLIDGVLLVDRRGEILCANQVGVRLAGLRRRGATWSFPDGDSSVPIRAYLQEAQEAQLWEFNRIWRSEETPRLVLGIKGRRIRDAENRDWGWLLQIRDITQSWQAERFRNDVLSIAAHEIHTPLTSMNDAVSLLLEDKLGSLNAKQRHLLELLQHDIRRLSGLVEQLLDVGRYDSSAYPVERRHKVDVVRTLQSAVDHIQHRACRKGLSLVTVLSEDIPPVLGDRDKLLQVVQNLLDNAVKFTPLGGLVEVGARQEGAEVLVWVRDTGIGIAEEYHEWIFEKFARLHRDPDEEEDEAKGYGLGLSIAKSIVESWGGRIWVESRVGEGSTFRFTIPLARQTGSALAASSGDAEGAGQGE; from the coding sequence ATGCCGGAGACGGCAGTGGATCGTGCTGGCGACTCCCGGGCCGACGGGGAGATCCTATCGTGGGTGGCGCAGGCCCTTCGGAGCCTCGTGAAGACGGACCTCTGCGTAGCCTACGCTTCAGCAAGAGGTCGTACGGTACACGTTCTCACCCCCCGGATCCTCGGCCGCGGGGACCTGCAGCAGGTCCTGAGCGCCCTCGCCTCGCTTGAGGCCATCCAGCCAGGCCAATGGGAAACGGTCCTGGTCAATCATCGGGAACCAACGGACCTGCCGGAAGCGGTTCACCCCTCTCTCAGACGAGTGATGCCCATTCCGCTGTCCGTCGCGGGGCGCAAGATCGGCGCCCTGGTGGTGGCGACATGGGACGAGCTCCCGGGGCCGCGGAGTTTTAGCGCGCTCCGACGGATCGCAACGGAGGTCGGTACGGCCCTCCAGTCCCTGTGGGCTGCCGTCGCCAAGGAGAGGGATAAGCTCGAGGCCGTTCTCCACAACCTCATCGATGGCGTCCTGCTGGTGGACCGCCGCGGGGAGATCCTGTGTGCCAATCAGGTGGGCGTGCGGCTGGCCGGTCTGCGCCGCCGAGGAGCCACGTGGTCTTTCCCCGACGGGGATTCCTCCGTACCCATCAGGGCCTACTTACAGGAGGCGCAGGAGGCCCAGCTGTGGGAATTCAATCGCATCTGGCGCTCGGAGGAGACTCCTCGCTTGGTGCTGGGGATAAAGGGGCGGCGGATCCGCGACGCCGAAAATCGCGACTGGGGCTGGCTCCTCCAGATTCGAGACATCACGCAGAGCTGGCAGGCCGAGCGGTTCCGCAATGACGTCCTGAGCATCGCGGCGCACGAAATCCACACCCCCCTGACTTCGATGAACGACGCGGTGTCTCTGCTTCTGGAGGACAAGCTGGGGTCCCTCAATGCGAAGCAGCGCCACCTCCTCGAACTGCTGCAGCACGACATCCGCCGGCTCAGCGGGCTTGTCGAACAACTTCTGGATGTAGGGCGATACGACTCCTCGGCCTATCCGGTGGAGCGTCGCCATAAGGTGGACGTCGTCCGGACCCTCCAGAGCGCCGTAGACCATATCCAGCACCGTGCCTGCCGCAAAGGGCTTAGCCTGGTGACCGTCCTTTCGGAGGATATCCCTCCGGTCCTCGGTGACCGGGACAAGCTGCTCCAGGTGGTGCAGAACCTGCTGGACAATGCCGTCAAGTTCACGCCGCTCGGGGGATTGGTGGAAGTCGGTGCCCGACAGGAGGGCGCGGAGGTGTTGGTGTGGGTCCGCGACACGGGGATCGGCATCGCAGAGGAGTACCACGAGTGGATCTTCGAGAAATTCGCCCGCCTTCACCGCGACCCTGACGAGGAGGAAGACGAGGCGAAAGGCTATGGTCTCGGGCTGAGCATCGCCAAGAGCATCGTCGAGTCCTGGGGTGGGAGAATCTGGGTCGAAAGCCGCGTGGGTGAGGGCAGCACCTTTCGCTTCACCATCCCCCTTGCGAGGCAGACAGGGTCTGCCCTTGCTGCCTCATCCGGCGATGCGGAAGGCGCGGGCCAGGGGGAGTAG
- a CDS encoding response regulator — translation MRKRILVIEDYPHIVEVLKMRLEAAGYEVLVAYDGYRGLQMAQSERPDLIILDIMLPKMDGYKVCRFLKLNERYRSIPLFVLTSRTSKADQELSKRVGADEYFPKPYDPAQLMAKIREYLERASAGGKSASRNQGG, via the coding sequence ATGCGAAAGCGGATTCTGGTGATCGAGGATTATCCGCACATCGTCGAGGTGCTGAAAATGAGGCTCGAAGCCGCGGGGTACGAGGTTCTTGTGGCCTACGACGGCTACCGAGGACTTCAGATGGCGCAAAGTGAGCGTCCCGATCTGATCATCCTGGACATCATGCTTCCCAAGATGGACGGCTACAAGGTATGCCGCTTCCTCAAACTGAACGAGCGGTACCGGTCGATCCCGTTGTTTGTCCTCACATCGAGGACGAGCAAGGCCGATCAGGAGCTGAGCAAGCGGGTGGGGGCCGACGAGTACTTTCCGAAGCCTTACGATCCCGCCCAGCTCATGGCGAAGATTCGGGAATATCTGGAGCGGGCGAGCGCTGGCGGGAAGTCCGCCAGCCGGAATCAGGGAGGTTAA
- a CDS encoding HDOD domain-containing protein, with protein MAGLENAERLSRIIQRIRSLPTLPAVYAKVHEAMRAPESSASQIARLIEADQALASKVLRLVNSSYFGLPRKITSLRQAIVLLGFNAVRNALLALSVVQAFGKDSRGDFDRVEFWKHALGTGATARFLSETWKIGSEEEAYVAGILHDIGKILLDQFLHAEFMQCLAISQMEGISLFDAERRVLGVTHCDVGEYLGEQWGLPPKLIEGIALHHRPKILRSDPKLVALVNLADTLTRQMAIGHSGNFGPTDFAPQCLEELGISEENVLALIPVLRTYFDTQEEMFELFT; from the coding sequence ATGGCTGGTCTTGAGAACGCCGAACGCCTCAGTCGCATCATTCAGCGCATACGGAGCTTGCCGACCCTTCCCGCGGTGTACGCGAAGGTGCACGAGGCCATGCGGGCGCCGGAATCCTCGGCGAGCCAGATTGCCCGCCTGATCGAGGCCGATCAGGCGCTCGCCTCGAAAGTCCTACGCCTGGTCAACTCCAGCTATTTCGGTCTTCCTCGCAAGATCACGTCGCTCAGGCAAGCCATTGTCCTCTTAGGCTTCAACGCCGTACGGAATGCGCTCCTCGCCCTCTCGGTGGTCCAGGCTTTCGGCAAGGACTCGCGAGGGGACTTCGATCGCGTGGAGTTCTGGAAACATGCGTTGGGCACCGGGGCGACCGCCCGCTTCCTCAGCGAAACCTGGAAGATCGGCAGCGAGGAGGAAGCCTATGTGGCGGGCATCCTCCACGACATCGGCAAGATCCTCTTGGACCAGTTTCTCCACGCCGAATTCATGCAGTGCCTGGCCATCAGCCAGATGGAAGGCATCTCTTTGTTCGATGCAGAGCGTCGCGTTCTGGGGGTGACCCACTGCGACGTGGGCGAATACCTTGGCGAACAATGGGGCCTGCCGCCGAAGCTGATCGAGGGCATCGCCTTGCACCACCGGCCCAAGATCCTGCGCAGCGACCCAAAGCTGGTGGCTCTGGTGAACCTGGCGGACACGCTCACCCGTCAGATGGCCATCGGACACAGCGGCAACTTCGGCCCCACGGATTTCGCCCCTCAGTGCCTGGAGGAGCTTGGGATTAGCGAAGAGAACGTCCTTGCCCTGATCCCCGTCCTCCGCACGTACTTCGACACCCAGGAGGAGATGTTCGAACTCTTCACGTAG
- the gspE gene encoding type II secretion system ATPase GspE, with the protein MTDYVLKTSSQRLLDALVERGLLTAKQAENVLSEQRASGEPLYKVLERMGYVAPEAVLRTTAEILEVPFVSLADYNVDPEALQSLSPELAHELKVLPLFRIGDVLTVAMTDPGDIAVIDRIHAHTGLEVEPAIATEEDILNAIETYYGIPKAFDSSLDKVLQEIVREQPEEQPSATEELKAKAEEAPVIKLVNLIIAQAIRDRASDIHIEPEERHLRVRYRIDGILHEAFQPPKHLQAAITSRIKILAQMDIAETRVPQDGRFQVRIDNREVDIRVSTLPTVHGENVVLRILDKSNLFLGLDDLGFLPDTLAKVKQMLESAYGIILVTGPTGSGKTTTLYSALQSINSIEKNIITIEDPVEYRLPLIRQAQVNPKTGLTFAAGLRSILRQDPDVVMVGEIRDSETASIAVQAALTGHLVLSTLHTNDAPGAITRLTEMGVEPFLTASATLGVIAQRLVRKICPHCRVAYQPSRAVLEGLGIKAGQRPITLYRGEGCQHCKRTGYKGRIGIHEVMVMNDELRELVLKRVSSDVLRKAAIRNKMRTLRQDGLIKALRGITTVEEVVRVTNLE; encoded by the coding sequence GTGACCGATTACGTCCTGAAAACCTCCTCGCAGCGGCTCCTCGACGCTCTCGTCGAACGGGGGCTACTGACCGCAAAACAGGCTGAGAACGTCTTGTCGGAACAGCGCGCCTCCGGGGAGCCCCTGTACAAGGTCCTCGAGCGAATGGGTTACGTGGCTCCCGAGGCGGTCCTCCGGACAACTGCCGAGATCTTAGAGGTCCCCTTCGTCAGCCTCGCCGACTACAACGTCGACCCGGAGGCTTTGCAGAGTCTTTCGCCCGAGCTGGCGCACGAGCTGAAGGTCCTTCCTCTGTTCCGCATCGGGGATGTGCTCACCGTGGCGATGACCGATCCCGGCGATATCGCCGTAATCGACCGCATCCACGCCCATACGGGCCTGGAGGTGGAACCGGCCATTGCCACCGAAGAGGACATCCTGAACGCCATCGAAACCTACTACGGGATCCCCAAGGCCTTCGATAGCAGCCTGGACAAGGTCCTGCAGGAGATCGTCCGCGAGCAGCCAGAGGAGCAGCCCTCGGCCACCGAGGAGCTCAAAGCCAAGGCGGAGGAAGCGCCGGTCATCAAGCTGGTGAACCTGATCATTGCGCAGGCCATTCGGGATCGGGCCAGTGACATTCACATCGAGCCGGAGGAGCGCCACCTGCGGGTGCGCTACCGTATCGATGGCATTCTGCACGAGGCCTTTCAGCCCCCCAAGCACCTGCAGGCCGCTATCACCTCGCGCATCAAGATCCTGGCCCAGATGGACATCGCCGAGACGCGCGTGCCTCAGGACGGGCGTTTCCAGGTCCGGATCGACAATCGGGAGGTCGACATCCGCGTCTCGACCCTGCCCACGGTGCACGGCGAGAATGTCGTGCTGCGCATCCTGGACAAGTCGAACCTGTTCCTGGGCCTGGACGACCTGGGCTTCTTGCCCGACACCCTGGCCAAAGTCAAGCAGATGCTGGAATCCGCCTACGGGATCATTCTGGTCACCGGACCCACGGGAAGCGGCAAGACAACCACGCTGTACTCGGCCCTGCAATCCATCAATTCCATCGAGAAGAACATCATCACCATCGAAGACCCGGTGGAGTACCGACTCCCCCTCATCCGTCAGGCGCAGGTCAATCCCAAGACCGGGCTCACATTTGCGGCCGGCCTCCGCTCCATTCTGCGTCAGGACCCGGATGTGGTGATGGTGGGAGAGATTCGGGACTCCGAAACGGCCTCTATCGCTGTCCAGGCGGCCCTCACCGGGCACCTTGTTCTCTCCACCTTGCACACGAACGACGCGCCCGGAGCCATTACAAGGCTCACGGAAATGGGGGTGGAGCCCTTCCTGACCGCCTCCGCCACCCTTGGGGTCATTGCGCAGCGCCTGGTGCGGAAGATCTGCCCCCATTGCCGGGTGGCCTACCAGCCCAGCCGGGCCGTGCTCGAGGGGTTGGGGATCAAGGCGGGCCAGCGGCCCATCACCCTCTACCGCGGCGAAGGTTGTCAGCATTGCAAGCGCACAGGGTACAAGGGGCGCATCGGCATCCATGAGGTCATGGTGATGAACGACGAGCTGCGGGAACTGGTGCTCAAGCGCGTGTCTTCGGACGTGCTGCGCAAAGCCGCCATCCGCAACAAGATGCGCACCCTGCGGCAGGATGGCCTGATTAAAGCCCTACGAGGGATCACCACCGTGGAGGAGGTCGTGCGGGTCACCAATCTCGAGTAA
- a CDS encoding response regulator gives MPKVLIAEDHPETQLALSIRLRSAGYEVLTADDGDTALRLARQLNPDLIILDVMLPKMDGFHVCRLLKYDDRYAHIPIVMLTGRATPKDRDLGLSVGADVYLVKPIDHRKLLAVIDGLLKARQGA, from the coding sequence ATGCCCAAAGTGCTGATTGCGGAGGACCATCCCGAAACGCAGCTTGCGCTGAGCATCCGGCTCCGGAGCGCGGGCTACGAGGTCTTAACCGCCGACGACGGCGACACCGCATTGCGTCTTGCGCGGCAATTGAATCCCGACCTGATCATCCTCGATGTCATGCTGCCCAAAATGGACGGCTTTCACGTGTGCCGTCTTCTCAAATACGACGACCGCTACGCCCACATCCCGATCGTGATGCTCACCGGAAGGGCCACCCCCAAAGACCGCGACCTGGGACTGAGCGTGGGCGCGGACGTCTACCTGGTCAAACCCATTGATCACCGGAAGCTGCTGGCGGTGATCGACGGCTTACTCAAGGCGCGGCAAGGGGCGTAG